One genomic window of Cyprinus carpio isolate SPL01 chromosome A23, ASM1834038v1, whole genome shotgun sequence includes the following:
- the draxinb gene encoding draxin: MVALNWYFGSFLLLDMVTMALSTETGQSSAMEVFSDNVIIPPKPEASIHQHRHHRKYRGHKERMTAGQLRERPHITVFHTQNEGPDLEGLSPVHLEMEPGDKRQVITPKKRTSMGFNSLIPEQMNISPGAESPEKPMRRPTGRNMFGGHIVRTYDEVSLASGKKRRASFDQRLNKNSFGSPTEPVFPAATVGSFISPVTAAVVGEPSTKPTPSSKPQVGIYSGGDVTATFNMSFFDWTDYEDMRPAHKKQFSKKRGSDKQATKSPSTELVTLTSDKSCKHHLDCLPGSCCDLRKHVCELHNRGFNNKCYDSCMCEEGLRCYARLHRHYRITRKRGQCVDPEGISLNRGMFIIV; the protein is encoded by the exons ATGGTGGCTTTAAATTGGTATTTCGGCTCATTTCTTCTTCTTGACATGGTGACCATGGCACTGAGCACCGAAACGGGCCAGAGTTCAGCCATGGAAGTCTTCAGCGACAATGTCATTATCCCGCCCAAGCCAGAGGCATCCATACATCAACACAGGCATCACAGGAAGTACAGAGGTCACAAGGAGAGGATGACAGCAGGTCAGCTCAGAGAAAGGCCCCACATTACTGTGTTCCACACCCAAAATGAAGGGCCAGACCTGGAGGGCCTCAGTCCTGTCCACTTAGAGATGGAGCCAGGAGATAAAAGACAGGTAATCACTCCGAAAAAGAGGACCTCTATGGGGTTTAATTCTTTAATTCCAGAGCAAATGAATATCTCTCCTGGTGCTGAGTCTCCAGAGAAGCCAATGAGACGTCCCACTGGTCGCAATATGTTTGGAGGGCACATCGTTAGGACTTATGATGAAG TGTCTTTGGCATCAGGGAAGAAACGGAGGGCTTCCTTTGATCAAAGGCTCAATAAAAACTCATTTGGGAGTCCCACAGAGCCAGTGTTCCCTGCAGCCACTGTTGGCTCCTTCATATCGCCAGTAACTGCAGCGGTTGTTGGGGAGCCCTCCACAAAGCCAACCCCCTCCAGTAAACCACAG GTCGGAATTTATTCAGGTGGAGATGTGACGGCCACTTTCAACATGTCATTCTTCGACTGGACTGATTATGAAGATATGAGGCCTgcacacaaaaaacaattttctAAGAAGCGAG GTTCTGACAAACAGGCCACAAAAAGCCCCAGCACTGAGCTTGTGACTCTTACATCAGATAAGAGCTGTAAACATCACCTAGACTGTCTGCCAG GGTCTTGCTGCGATCTCAGAAAACATGTATGTGAGCTTCACAATCGCGGCTTTAACAACAAGTGCTATGATAGCTGCATGTGTGAGGAAG GGCTTCGGTGCTATGCTAGATTACACAGGCATTACCGCATCACACGCAAAAGGGGACAATGTGTTGATCCTGAGGGTATAAGCTTAAACCGTGGCATGTTCATTATTGTTTAA
- the LOC109055075 gene encoding protein-S-isoprenylcysteine O-methyltransferase-like, with protein sequence MAGSKLVLEGRISIISFISGLGVIVIPLLVKFGAHIDWIFDYLTDVNGKIAIAAYITVINGFLLIIYKGPLYKVAVRACFLGFAFGCGLILSFADTTWTHFGWYMCSLSFFHYSEYLVTAMINPRSLSLDSFLLNHSVEYIVAAVSSWIEFTVEQLLIPEMKQVNWLSLVGLVMVLCGESLRKAAMLTAGSNFNHIVQNEKAQTHMLVTSGVYAFFRHPSYVGWFYWSIGTQIMLCNPVCILGYTFASWRFFRERIEEEEISLIHFFGEEYIEYKKKVFTGLPFISGIRVNS encoded by the exons ATGGCAGGCAGCAAGTTGGTGCTAGAAGGGAGGATAAGTATTATTAGCTTTATCTCAGGACTGGGCGTCATCGTAATACCTTTACTTGTAAAATTTGGCGCTCACATTGACTGGATATTCGATTACCTCACGGATGTGAACGGGAAAATAGCCATTGCGGCGTATATCACAGTTATCAATGGCTTCCTGCTAATCATATACAAGGGACCTTTATACAAG GTGGCTGTTCGAGCCTGCTTTCTTGGATTTGCCTTTGGATGTGGGCTCATTTTAAGTTTTGCAGACACAACATGGACACACTTCGGCTG GTATATGTGTTCACTGTCATTTTTTCACTACTCTGAGTACCTGGTTACTGCCATGATCAACCCGCGCAGTCTGTCTCTAGACTCATTCCTGCTCAACCACAGTGTTGAGTATATAGTAGCAGCTGTTTCCTCCTGGATAGAATTCACTGTGGAACAGCTCCTTATTCCAG AGATGAAGCAGGTGAACTGGCTCTCTCTGGTGGGTCTGGTGATGGTTCTCTGTGGGGAGAGTCTGCGCAAAGCTGCCATGTTGACAGCAGGATCCAACTTTAACCACATAGTGCAGAATGAGAAGGCCCAGACCCACATGCTGGTCACCTCTGGAGTGTACGCTTTCTTCAGACATCCTTCCTATGTGGGCTGGTTTTACTGGAGCATTGGCACTCAG ATAATGCTGTGCAACCCTGTATGTATACTAGGATATACATTCGCCAGCTGGCGGTTCTTTCGAGAGCGTATTGAGGAAGAGGAGATCTCTCTCATCCATTTCTTTGGAGAGGAATACATTGAGTATAAGAAGAAGGTCTTTACTGGCTTGCCCTTCATCTCAGGGATCAGAGTTAACTCTTAA
- the LOC109055073 gene encoding RING finger protein 207 isoform X1 yields MASVLCCVISVLAQTYPPLTQQIQECQFIVCPAHRDPHRTFTRHSFHLAEALGQEKMSGDIFSPLDNLYDLDSANCHPLVCHLCQEQYEHPCLLDCYHTFCASCLRGRAVDSRLTCPLCGHQSVVKGINALPPEDRLLKFLVDSSADSEETVQCANCDLECKKQDVDAMYYCNTCCQPLCRDCRETTHKAKMFSCHEIVSLAKRTKEAHKKCALHEELYIMFSTEKKSMLCINCFRDTQVESRAHCIDIETAYIQGCEKLDQAVLAVKELQTSAREAIILLKAMIGEVRANVDEEESAICTLFNNMQERLAERKKILLKAAQSQHEEKERAFKEQLSHLAALLPTLQVHLVTCSAFLSSANKFEFLDMGYQLMERLKKIVKLPHRLKPAQSSKINTEYRSEFARCLEPLLLLGQRRSLSTTGSVALGLGNTSGLMQSSLSVQCHSPAMSDLSLCSSVVHRPTSHRYISTKVLLAEGGETPFMEHCCNYENSYRTLQTEIQKLKDQVQEIHRDLTKHHSLSKPDTMNEILERSIQVDRQISSEYSSVELMRAMFEEIWEETLQRVANEQEIYEAQIHDLLQLKQENSYLTTISRQIGPYIRSIAKVKERLEHRLEEPKELKDDRTEIMLKIYEDSTSADTLPSNELSCNTEDNWTLNSLSEETNPKNKDYYRPSKQKNTTDTANRKEIPM; encoded by the exons ATGGcatctgtgttgtgttgtgtaatCAGTGTTCTGGCCCAAACATATCCCCCCCTCACACAGCAGATACAGGAGTGTCAATTTATTGTTTGTCCTGCACATAGGGACCCTCACAGAACCTTCACACGGCATTCATTCCACCTGGCAGAAGCACTCGGACAGGAAAAG ATGTCTGGAgatattttttcccctttggaTAATCTCTATGACCTGGACAGTGCCAACTGCCATCCTCTGGTGTGCCACTTGTGCCAAGAACAGTATGAGCATCCATGTCTGCTGGACTGTTACCACACATTCTGTGCAAGCTGCTTGCGCGGAAGAGCCGTGGACAGCCGACTGACTTGCCCTCTCTGTGG ACATCAGTCTGTTGTGAAAGGAATAAATGCACTCCCCCCAGAGGATCGACTCCTGAAGTTCTTGGTGGACAGTTCAGCAGACAGTGAGGAAACTGTGCAGTGTGCCAACTGTGATTTGGAGTGCAAGAAACAG GATGTGGATGCAATGTATTATTGCAACACTTGTTGCCAGCCACTGTGTCGAGACTGCAGGGAAACCACCCACAAAGCCAAGATGTTTTCCTGCCACGAGATTGTCTCCTTGGCAAAGCGCACCAAAGAAGCCCACAAaaaatgtg CCCTCCATGAGGAACTCTACATTATGTTTTCAACGGAGAAAAAGTCCATGCTCTGCATCAACTGTTTCAGAGACACGCAAGT GGAGAGCAGAGCACACTGCATTGATATTGAGACAGCATATATACAAGGCTGTGAAAAATTGGACCAAGCCGTCTTA GCTGTTAAGGAGCTTCAGACGTCAGCACGAGAAGCCATTATTCTGCTCAAAGCCATGATTGGAGAGGTCAGGGCCAACGTGGATGAAGAAGAGAGCGCCATCTGCACTCTGTTCAATAATATGCAG GAAAGACtagcagaaagaaaaaagattctACTCAAGGCAGCacaaag tcAGCATGAGGAGAAGGAGAGAGCCTTCAAAGAGCAGTTATCTCATCTTGCAGCGCTCCTGCCAACTCTCCAG GTTCATCTTGTCACATGTTCAGCCTTCCTAAGCTCAGCAAATAAGTTTGAGTTCTTGGACATGGGATAT CAATTAATGGAGAGACTGAAGAAGATTGTGAAACTACCACACAGACTGAAACCAGCACAGAGCAGTAAG ATAAACACAGAATATCGCTCTGAGTTTGCTCGCTGCCTGGAGCCGCTCTTGCTGTTGGGGCAGCGACGTTCACTGTCGACTACAGGGAGTGTGGCTTTAGGTCTGGGAAACACCAGTGGACT GATGCAATCATCTCTGTCAGTGCAGTGTCACTCTCCAGCCATGAGTGACTTGTCACTGTGCTCCTCAGTGGTGCACAGACCGACTTCACACCGTTACATCAGCACCAAAGTCCTGCTGGCGGAGGGTGGAGAGACGCCCTTTATGGAGCACTGCTGCAACTACGAGAACAGCTACAGG ACTTTACAGACAGAAATCCAGAAGCTCAAAGACCAGGTGCAGGAGATTCACAGAGACCTGACCAAGCACCATTCACTCAGCAAACCTGACACCATGAATGAGATTTTGGAGAGGTCTATTCAGGTGGACAGACAGATCTCATCAGAGTACTCCTCAGTCGAGCTCATGCGGGCCATGTTCGAGGAG atttggGAGGAGACATTACAAAGGGTGGCAAATGAACAGGAGATTTATGAAG CTCAAATTCATGACCTGCTTCAGTTAAAACAGGAGAACTCATATTTGACCACTATTTCCAGACAAATAGGCCCCTACATTCGCTCCATAGCAAAAGTGAAAGAGCGTCTTGAGCACAG GCTGGAGGAGCCTAAAGAGCTCAAAGATGATCGCACAGAGATCATGCTGAAAATCTATGAAGACAGCACCTCTGCAGACACACTGCCCAG TAATGAGCTGTCCTGTAACACTGAGGACAACTGGACTCTAAACAGCCTATCAGAAGAGACCAATCCCAAGAACAAGGATTACTACAGGCCAAGCAAGCAGAAGAACACCACAGATACAGCCAATCGCAAAGAGATACCAATGTAA
- the LOC109055073 gene encoding RING finger protein 207 isoform X2 has translation MEKRHQSVVKGINALPPEDRLLKFLVDSSADSEETVQCANCDLECKKQDVDAMYYCNTCCQPLCRDCRETTHKAKMFSCHEIVSLAKRTKEAHKKCALHEELYIMFSTEKKSMLCINCFRDTQVESRAHCIDIETAYIQGCEKLDQAVLAVKELQTSAREAIILLKAMIGEVRANVDEEESAICTLFNNMQERLAERKKILLKAAQSQHEEKERAFKEQLSHLAALLPTLQVHLVTCSAFLSSANKFEFLDMGYQLMERLKKIVKLPHRLKPAQSSKINTEYRSEFARCLEPLLLLGQRRSLSTTGSVALGLGNTSGLMQSSLSVQCHSPAMSDLSLCSSVVHRPTSHRYISTKVLLAEGGETPFMEHCCNYENSYRTLQTEIQKLKDQVQEIHRDLTKHHSLSKPDTMNEILERSIQVDRQISSEYSSVELMRAMFEEIWEETLQRVANEQEIYEAQIHDLLQLKQENSYLTTISRQIGPYIRSIAKVKERLEHRLEEPKELKDDRTEIMLKIYEDSTSADTLPSNELSCNTEDNWTLNSLSEETNPKNKDYYRPSKQKNTTDTANRKEIPM, from the exons atggaaaaaag ACATCAGTCTGTTGTGAAAGGAATAAATGCACTCCCCCCAGAGGATCGACTCCTGAAGTTCTTGGTGGACAGTTCAGCAGACAGTGAGGAAACTGTGCAGTGTGCCAACTGTGATTTGGAGTGCAAGAAACAG GATGTGGATGCAATGTATTATTGCAACACTTGTTGCCAGCCACTGTGTCGAGACTGCAGGGAAACCACCCACAAAGCCAAGATGTTTTCCTGCCACGAGATTGTCTCCTTGGCAAAGCGCACCAAAGAAGCCCACAAaaaatgtg CCCTCCATGAGGAACTCTACATTATGTTTTCAACGGAGAAAAAGTCCATGCTCTGCATCAACTGTTTCAGAGACACGCAAGT GGAGAGCAGAGCACACTGCATTGATATTGAGACAGCATATATACAAGGCTGTGAAAAATTGGACCAAGCCGTCTTA GCTGTTAAGGAGCTTCAGACGTCAGCACGAGAAGCCATTATTCTGCTCAAAGCCATGATTGGAGAGGTCAGGGCCAACGTGGATGAAGAAGAGAGCGCCATCTGCACTCTGTTCAATAATATGCAG GAAAGACtagcagaaagaaaaaagattctACTCAAGGCAGCacaaag tcAGCATGAGGAGAAGGAGAGAGCCTTCAAAGAGCAGTTATCTCATCTTGCAGCGCTCCTGCCAACTCTCCAG GTTCATCTTGTCACATGTTCAGCCTTCCTAAGCTCAGCAAATAAGTTTGAGTTCTTGGACATGGGATAT CAATTAATGGAGAGACTGAAGAAGATTGTGAAACTACCACACAGACTGAAACCAGCACAGAGCAGTAAG ATAAACACAGAATATCGCTCTGAGTTTGCTCGCTGCCTGGAGCCGCTCTTGCTGTTGGGGCAGCGACGTTCACTGTCGACTACAGGGAGTGTGGCTTTAGGTCTGGGAAACACCAGTGGACT GATGCAATCATCTCTGTCAGTGCAGTGTCACTCTCCAGCCATGAGTGACTTGTCACTGTGCTCCTCAGTGGTGCACAGACCGACTTCACACCGTTACATCAGCACCAAAGTCCTGCTGGCGGAGGGTGGAGAGACGCCCTTTATGGAGCACTGCTGCAACTACGAGAACAGCTACAGG ACTTTACAGACAGAAATCCAGAAGCTCAAAGACCAGGTGCAGGAGATTCACAGAGACCTGACCAAGCACCATTCACTCAGCAAACCTGACACCATGAATGAGATTTTGGAGAGGTCTATTCAGGTGGACAGACAGATCTCATCAGAGTACTCCTCAGTCGAGCTCATGCGGGCCATGTTCGAGGAG atttggGAGGAGACATTACAAAGGGTGGCAAATGAACAGGAGATTTATGAAG CTCAAATTCATGACCTGCTTCAGTTAAAACAGGAGAACTCATATTTGACCACTATTTCCAGACAAATAGGCCCCTACATTCGCTCCATAGCAAAAGTGAAAGAGCGTCTTGAGCACAG GCTGGAGGAGCCTAAAGAGCTCAAAGATGATCGCACAGAGATCATGCTGAAAATCTATGAAGACAGCACCTCTGCAGACACACTGCCCAG TAATGAGCTGTCCTGTAACACTGAGGACAACTGGACTCTAAACAGCCTATCAGAAGAGACCAATCCCAAGAACAAGGATTACTACAGGCCAAGCAAGCAGAAGAACACCACAGATACAGCCAATCGCAAAGAGATACCAATGTAA
- the LOC109055073 gene encoding RING finger protein 207 isoform X3 → MLEHQSVVKGINALPPEDRLLKFLVDSSADSEETVQCANCDLECKKQDVDAMYYCNTCCQPLCRDCRETTHKAKMFSCHEIVSLAKRTKEAHKKCALHEELYIMFSTEKKSMLCINCFRDTQVESRAHCIDIETAYIQGCEKLDQAVLAVKELQTSAREAIILLKAMIGEVRANVDEEESAICTLFNNMQERLAERKKILLKAAQSQHEEKERAFKEQLSHLAALLPTLQVHLVTCSAFLSSANKFEFLDMGYQLMERLKKIVKLPHRLKPAQSSKINTEYRSEFARCLEPLLLLGQRRSLSTTGSVALGLGNTSGLMQSSLSVQCHSPAMSDLSLCSSVVHRPTSHRYISTKVLLAEGGETPFMEHCCNYENSYRTLQTEIQKLKDQVQEIHRDLTKHHSLSKPDTMNEILERSIQVDRQISSEYSSVELMRAMFEEIWEETLQRVANEQEIYEAQIHDLLQLKQENSYLTTISRQIGPYIRSIAKVKERLEHRLEEPKELKDDRTEIMLKIYEDSTSADTLPSNELSCNTEDNWTLNSLSEETNPKNKDYYRPSKQKNTTDTANRKEIPM, encoded by the exons ATGTTAGA ACATCAGTCTGTTGTGAAAGGAATAAATGCACTCCCCCCAGAGGATCGACTCCTGAAGTTCTTGGTGGACAGTTCAGCAGACAGTGAGGAAACTGTGCAGTGTGCCAACTGTGATTTGGAGTGCAAGAAACAG GATGTGGATGCAATGTATTATTGCAACACTTGTTGCCAGCCACTGTGTCGAGACTGCAGGGAAACCACCCACAAAGCCAAGATGTTTTCCTGCCACGAGATTGTCTCCTTGGCAAAGCGCACCAAAGAAGCCCACAAaaaatgtg CCCTCCATGAGGAACTCTACATTATGTTTTCAACGGAGAAAAAGTCCATGCTCTGCATCAACTGTTTCAGAGACACGCAAGT GGAGAGCAGAGCACACTGCATTGATATTGAGACAGCATATATACAAGGCTGTGAAAAATTGGACCAAGCCGTCTTA GCTGTTAAGGAGCTTCAGACGTCAGCACGAGAAGCCATTATTCTGCTCAAAGCCATGATTGGAGAGGTCAGGGCCAACGTGGATGAAGAAGAGAGCGCCATCTGCACTCTGTTCAATAATATGCAG GAAAGACtagcagaaagaaaaaagattctACTCAAGGCAGCacaaag tcAGCATGAGGAGAAGGAGAGAGCCTTCAAAGAGCAGTTATCTCATCTTGCAGCGCTCCTGCCAACTCTCCAG GTTCATCTTGTCACATGTTCAGCCTTCCTAAGCTCAGCAAATAAGTTTGAGTTCTTGGACATGGGATAT CAATTAATGGAGAGACTGAAGAAGATTGTGAAACTACCACACAGACTGAAACCAGCACAGAGCAGTAAG ATAAACACAGAATATCGCTCTGAGTTTGCTCGCTGCCTGGAGCCGCTCTTGCTGTTGGGGCAGCGACGTTCACTGTCGACTACAGGGAGTGTGGCTTTAGGTCTGGGAAACACCAGTGGACT GATGCAATCATCTCTGTCAGTGCAGTGTCACTCTCCAGCCATGAGTGACTTGTCACTGTGCTCCTCAGTGGTGCACAGACCGACTTCACACCGTTACATCAGCACCAAAGTCCTGCTGGCGGAGGGTGGAGAGACGCCCTTTATGGAGCACTGCTGCAACTACGAGAACAGCTACAGG ACTTTACAGACAGAAATCCAGAAGCTCAAAGACCAGGTGCAGGAGATTCACAGAGACCTGACCAAGCACCATTCACTCAGCAAACCTGACACCATGAATGAGATTTTGGAGAGGTCTATTCAGGTGGACAGACAGATCTCATCAGAGTACTCCTCAGTCGAGCTCATGCGGGCCATGTTCGAGGAG atttggGAGGAGACATTACAAAGGGTGGCAAATGAACAGGAGATTTATGAAG CTCAAATTCATGACCTGCTTCAGTTAAAACAGGAGAACTCATATTTGACCACTATTTCCAGACAAATAGGCCCCTACATTCGCTCCATAGCAAAAGTGAAAGAGCGTCTTGAGCACAG GCTGGAGGAGCCTAAAGAGCTCAAAGATGATCGCACAGAGATCATGCTGAAAATCTATGAAGACAGCACCTCTGCAGACACACTGCCCAG TAATGAGCTGTCCTGTAACACTGAGGACAACTGGACTCTAAACAGCCTATCAGAAGAGACCAATCCCAAGAACAAGGATTACTACAGGCCAAGCAAGCAGAAGAACACCACAGATACAGCCAATCGCAAAGAGATACCAATGTAA
- the LOC109055095 gene encoding 60S ribosomal protein L22-like, giving the protein MAPVRKHQSSKGGKKKKQVLKFTLDCTHPVEDGIMDAANFEQFLQERIKVNGKAGNLGGGVVTIERSKSKITVSSEVPFSKRYLKYLTKKYLKKNNLRDWLRVVANTKESYELRYFQINQDEEEEEDED; this is encoded by the exons ATGGCGCCTGTT AGGAAACACCAGAGCTCTAAAGGtggaaagaagaagaagcaggTCCTGAAGTTCACGTTGGACTGCACGCACCCCGTTGAAGATGGCATTATGGATGCTGCAAACTTT GAGCAGTTCCTACAGGAGCGCATCAAAGTCAATGGTAAAGCTGGAAACCTGGGAGGTGGAGTGGTCACCATTGAAAGAAGCAAGAGCAAAATCACAGTTTCTTCTGAGGTGCCCTTCTCCAAGAG GTACCTGAAATACCTCACAAAGAAATACTTAAAGAAGAACAATCTCAGAGACTGGTTGCGTGTTGTGGCTAACACTAAAGAAAGCTATGAGCTTCGCTACTTCCAGATCAACCAggatgaggaagaagaggaggatgaggattaa
- the LOC109055078 gene encoding protein RCC2 homolog produces MPRKKVTDVSGNGGLKRKRGGGKKKDREFSSDDEFDDFEQENTKKSGKPAAKAGLQPVTVADDVKEKIKLEVPKVKGQLLIFGATNWDLIGRKEVPKQQAAYRNLGQNLWGPHRYGFLSDVQVSCVVSGPCAAHSLIITTEGKLWSWGRNEKGQLGHGDTKRLEAPKLVEGLGEEVIVAAACGRNHTMALTENGIVYSFGENKLGQLGQGNQTDAVLSPATIQYNGQPIVKVACGAEFTMIVDCKGNLYSFGCPEYGQLGHNSDGKFIARAQRIEFDCELIPRRVAIFIEKTKDGQVLPVPNVVARDVACGANHTLVLDSQKRVFSWGFGGYGRLGHTEQKDEMVPRLVKLFDFPGRGATQIYCGYQCSFAVNETGGLFFWGVTNTSRESTMYPKAVQDLCGWKIRSLACGKSSIIIAADDSTISWGPSPTFGELGYGDNKPKSSTTAQEVKTLDGVYSEQVVMGYSHSLVIARQDTEQEKEKLKKLPEYNPRTL; encoded by the exons ATGCCACGCAAGAAGGTGACAGATGTGTCTGGGAACGGTGGactgaagagaaagagaggaggtgGAAAGAAAAAGGACAGGGAGTTTAGCAGTGACGACGAGTTTGATGACTTTGAACAGGAAAACACAAAGAAATCTGGGAAACCTGCAGCTAAAGCCGGTCTGCAGCCGGTCACTGTGGCTGATGATGTGAAGGAGAAGATT AAACTCGAGGTGCCCAAAGTCAAAGGTCAGTTGCTCATTTTTGGAGCCACCAACTGGGACCTGATTGGCAGAAAAGAAGTGCCAAAACAGCAAG CTGCTTACAGGAACCTTGGGCAGAATCTGTGGGGCCCCCATCGCTATGGATTTCTCAGTGATGTCCAGGTTAGCTGCGTGGTGTCTGGACCCTGTGCTGCCCACAGTCTCATCATCACCACAGAGGGCAAACTCTGGAGCTGGG GTCGTAATGAAAAAGGGCAGTTGGGTCATGGAGACACTAAACGATTGGAGGCTCCAAAGCTAGTTGAGGGCCTGGGGGAGGAAGTTATTGTAGCAGCTGCTTGTGGTAGAAACCACACCATGGCTTTAACAG AAAATGGTATTGTCTACTCCTTTGGAGAAAACAAACTGGGGCAGCTAGGTCAAGGCAATCAGACAGATGCTGTGCTCAGCCCAGCTACA ATCCAGTACAACGGGCAGCCGATAGTCAAAGTGGCCTGTGGTGCAGAGTTCACTATGATTGTGGATTGCAAGGGGAACCTTTATTCTTTCGGTTGCCCAGAATACGGCCAACTAG GGCATAACTCAGACGGAAAGTTCATCGCTCGTGCCCAGCGCATTGAGTTTGACTGTGAGCTGATCCCTAGACGGGTGGCCATTTTCATTGAGAAGACCAAGGATGGCCAGGTGCTTCCTGTGCCCAACGTTGTGGCTCGGGATGTAGCATGTGGGGCCAATCATACG CTGGTGCTGGATTCCCAAAAGCGTGTGTTTTCGTGGGGATTTGGGGGATATGGACGACTAGGCCACACCGAGCAGAAAGACGAGATGGTCCCACGGTTAGTCAAGCTCTTTGACTTCCCTGGCCGTGGAGCAACTCAGATTTACTGTGGCTACCAGTGTTCTTTTGCTGTTAATGAAACAG GTGGTCTGTTTTTCTGGGGAGTGACAAACACGTCCCGTGAGTCCACCATGTACCCCAAAGCTGTGCAGGATCTGTGCGGATGGAAAATTCGCAGTCTGGCCTGTGG GAAGAGCAGTATTATCATAGCAGCTGATGATAGCACCATTAGCTGGGGACCATCGCCCACATTTGGAGAGCTG GGCTATGGTGACAACAAACCCAAGTCATCCACCACTGCTCAAGAGGTCAAAACTCTGGATGGCGTGTACTCAGAACAG GTGGTGATGGGCTATTCGCACTCCCTGGTTATTGCTCGACAAGACACGGAGCAGGAGAAGGAAAAGCTCAAGAAGCTTCCCGAATACAACCCGCGCACTCTCTGA